In Subdoligranulum variabile, the genomic stretch TAGGTGTCCGCCAGCTTTCCGTTAGAGTGCCCCACAATGGCGTTTATGACGGCCTGAGGAATTTCCGGCTTGACTTCCAGCAGCCGAGTGTAACAGGTATGCCGCTGGCAGTAGGGGCGCAGTTGCCGGATGCCGGTGCGCTCTATCATTTTACCGTACTCGCTGTACAGCTTTTCAATGCCGTAGGCGCACAGGCCGCTTTTGGCCTGGGGGAGCAGCTGGCGGATCACAGGCAGCACGGCCCGGGCAATGGGAATTTCCCGGTTGCGGCCCGCCTCGGTCTTGATGCCGCCCACCACGCAGCGGGCGTCCAGATCTACGGCATCGGGGTCAATGGCCATCAGCTCCCCGGTTCTGAGGCCCAAATACGCCATGATAAGCATATACCCGGCCACATCATGCCCGGCGGTCCAATCGTCCCAAATAGCCTGCATTTCGGCGGGTGTGCGGGCATCCTGGGCCGTCAATGGTTTGCTGGGCAATTCCAGGTAACTGATCAGCTGCGCCTTGGCCGGGGAAATAAACTCATTGATGACCGCGACATCGTAAATCTTTTGCAGCACCGTCTTGGCATCCCGCTTCGGGTAAAAGGCGCCCGGAAGATCTTCCACCAGATCCTGCAGCTCCCAAAACCGCAGAGAGCCAATCTCCCGGTCGTGGATCGGAGCCAGGCGTTTGTATGCGGTGGCATAGTGGCCGCGTTTGTCCTGGCTGATGTCCTGCCATTTGCGCTGTTTCTGCAGCATAATCCAGAGCTGTGCCACGGTGGTCGTCTGGGGATTGTCCTGAGGATTGGCCAGCATAGGATAGTAAGCCCGGGCCGCCGCCTTGGTGACAAATCCTCCTTTGCTGCGCATGACCATGCGGCCGCCCTGCACCTTGCGGTAAATGATAGTGTAGGTCCTCCCCCGCTTGATCAC encodes the following:
- a CDS encoding tyrosine-type recombinase/integrase codes for the protein MPNGSGTVIKRGRTYTIIYRKVQGGRMVMRSKGGFVTKAAARAYYPMLANPQDNPQTTTVAQLWIMLQKQRKWQDISQDKRGHYATAYKRLAPIHDREIGSLRFWELQDLVEDLPGAFYPKRDAKTVLQKIYDVAVINEFISPAKAQLISYLELPSKPLTAQDARTPAEMQAIWDDWTAGHDVAGYMLIMAYLGLRTGELMAIDPDAVDLDARCVVGGIKTEAGRNREIPIARAVLPVIRQLLPQAKSGLCAYGIEKLYSEYGKMIERTGIRQLRPYCQRHTCYTRLLEVKPEIPQAVINAIVGHSNGKLADTYGHISLDAKLAAVDAMQMLPTDVNN